In Zalophus californianus isolate mZalCal1 chromosome 4, mZalCal1.pri.v2, whole genome shotgun sequence, the following proteins share a genomic window:
- the AHDC1 gene encoding LOW QUALITY PROTEIN: AT-hook DNA-binding motif-containing protein 1 (The sequence of the model RefSeq protein was modified relative to this genomic sequence to represent the inferred CDS: deleted 1 base in 1 codon): MRVKPQGLVVTSSAVCSSPDYLREPKYYPGGPPTPRPLLPTRPPASPPDKAFAHTFSENPRPPPRRDPSTRRPPVLAKGDDPLPPRAARPVSQARCPTPAGDGNSSQRRWDNGRVKLRPVVRLIDIMKDLTRLSQDLQHSGVHLDCGGLRLSRPPAPPPGDLQYSFFSSPSLANSIRSPEERAAPHSKSERPSHPLYEPEPEPRDSPQPGQGHSPGATAAATGLPPEPEPDGPDYSELADADILSELASLTCPEAQLLEAQALEPPSPEPEPQLLDPQPRFLDPQALEPLGEALELPPLQPLADPLGLPGLALQALDTLPDSLESQLLDPQALDPLPKLLDVPGRRLEPQQPLGPCPLGEPLRLDLCSPHGPHGPEGHPKYALRRTDRPKILCRRRKAGRGRKADAGPEGRLLPLPMPTGLAAALAEPPPPPPPPPPALPGPGPVPELEPESSQTPGVPSRKGKCRGVRRMVVKMAKIPVSLGRRNKTTYKVSSLSSSLSVEGKELGLRVSAEPTPLLKMKNNGRNVVVVFPPGEMPIILKRKRGRPPKNLLLGPGKPKEPAVVAAEAATVAAATMAMPEVKKRRRRKQKLASPQPSYAADANDSKAEYSDVLAKLAFLNRQSQCAGRCSPPRCWTPSEPESVHQAPDTQSISHFLHRVQGFRRRGGKAGGFGGRGGGHAAKAARCSFSDFFEGIGKKKKVVAVAAAGVGGPSLTELGHPRKRGRGEVDAMTGKPKRKRRSRKNGTLFPEQVPSGPGFGEAGAEWAGDKGGGWAPHHGHPGGQAGRNCGFQGTEAQAFTSAGLESGASGRSSYYSTGAPAGQTELSQERQNLFTGYFRSLLDSDDSSDLLDFALSASRPESRKASGTYAGPPTSTLPAQRGLATFPSRGAKASPVAVGSSGAGAEPSFQPVLPARQTFPPGRAASYGITPATSDCRAAETFPKLAPPPSAVARSPTTHPPASTYPPQYGGYGAGQSVFAPAKPFTGQDCANSKDCSFAYGSGNSLPASPSSAHSAGYAPPPTGGPCLPPSKASFFNSSEGAPFSGSAPTPLRCDSRASTVSPGGYMVPKGTTASAASSSSSSFQPSPENCRQFAGASQWPFRQGYGGLDWASEAFSQLYNPGFDCHVSEPNVILDISNYTPQKVKQQTAVSETFSESSSDSTQFNQPVGGGFRRANSEASSSEGQSSLSSLEKLMMDWNEASSAPGYNWNQSVLFQSSSKPGRGRRKKVDLFEASHLGFPSSASATASGYPSKRSTGPRQPRGGRGGGACSAKKERGGAAAKAKFIPKPQPVNPLFQDSPDLGLDYYSGDSSMSPLPSQSRAFGVGERDPCDFMGPYSMNPSTPSDGTFGQGFHCDSPSLGAPDLDGKHFPPLAHPPTVFDAGLQKAYSPTCSPTLGFKEELRPPPTKLAACEPLKHGLQGASLGHAAAAQAHLSCRDLPLGQPHYDSPSCKGTAYWYPPGSAARSPPYEGKVGTGLLADFLGRTEAACLSAPHLASPPATPKADKEPLEMARPPGPPRGPAAAATGYGCPLLSDLTLSPVPRDSLLPLQDTAYRYPGFLPQAHPGLGGGPKSGFLGPMAEPHPEDTFTVTSL, translated from the exons ATGCGTGTGAAGCCCCAGGGCCTGGTGGTGACTTCCAGTGCCGTGTGCAGCTCTCCTGACTACCTCCGGGAGCCCAAGTACTACCCCGgcggc ccccccaccccacggcccTTGCTTCCCACCCGGCCCCCCGCCAGCCCACCCGACAAGGCCTTCGCCCACACCTTCTCTGAGAACCCACGCCCACCCCCACGCCGGGACCCCAGCACCCGGCGCCCACCAGTCCTTGCCAAGGGGGACGACCCGCTGCCCCCGAGGGCAGCCCGTCCCGTCTCACAGGCCCGCTGCCCCACCCCCGCGGGAGACGGCAACAGCTCCCAACGGCGCTGGGACAACGGGCGGGTGAAGCTGCGTCCCGTGGTGCGGCTGATTGACATCATGAAGGACCTGACACGGCTCTCCCAGGACCTGCAGCACAGCGGCGTGCACCTGGACTGCGGTGGCCTCAGACTCAGCCGCccacctgccccgccccccggTGACCTGCAGTACAGCTTCTTCTCCTCACCCAGCCTGGCCAACAGCATCCGCAGCCCCGAGGAGCGGGCTGCCCCGCACTCCAAGTCGGAGAGGCCCAGCCACCCCCTCTATGAGCCTGAGCCCGAGCCTAGGGACAGTCCCCAGCCTGGCCAAGGCCATAGTCCCGGAGCCACGGCCGCGGCCACCGGGCTGCCCCCGGAGCCTGAGCCAGACGGCCCTGATTACTCGGAACTTGCTGACGCCGACATCCTCAGCGAGCTGGCCTCCCTTACTTGCCCCGAGGCCCAGCTGCTGGAGGCCCAGGCCCTTGAGCCACCATCTCCTGAGCCAGAGCCTCAGCTCCTGGACCCCCAGCCCCGCTTCCTGGACCCACAGGCACTAGAGCCGCTCGGGGAAGCTTTGGAGCTGCCACCCCTACAACCtcttgctgatcctctggggCTGCCAGGCCTGGCGCTACAGGCCCTGGATACCCTGCCCGACTCCCTGGAGTCGCAGCTGCTTGACCCTCAGGCACTTGACCCCCTGCCCAAGTTGCTTGACGTCCCTGGCCGCCGTCTGGAGCCTCAGCAGCCCCTGGGGCCCTGCCCACTGGGCGAGCCCTTGCGCCTGGACTTGTGTTCACCCCATGGCCCCCACGGCCCTGAGGGTCACCCCAAGTACGCCTTGCGGCGCACTGATAGGCCAAAGATCCTGTGTCGCCGGCGGAAAGCTGGACGGGGGCGCAAGGCAGACGCTGGGCCGGAGGGCCGCTTGCTGCCGCTGCCTATGCCCACAGGGCTGGCGGCCGCCTTGGCCGAGCCCCCGCCGCCACCGCCTCCACCACCTCCTGCCCTGCCGGGCCCGGGCCCAGTCCCAGAGCTGGAGCCAGAATCTTCCCAGACTCCAGGGGTCCCCAGCCGCAAAGGCAAGTGCCGGGGCGTGCGGCGCATGGTGGTGAAAATGGCCAAAATCCCCGTATCGCTGGGGCGGCGGAACAAGACCACGTACAAGGTGTCCTCCTTGAGCAGCAGTCTGAGCGTGGAGGGCAAGGAGCTGGGCCTGCGCGTGTCCGCGGAGCCCACGCCACTGCTGAAGATGAAGAACAATGGACGGAACGTGGTGGTGGTCTTCCCACCTGGGGAGATGCCCATTATTCTTAAGCGGAAACGCGGCCGCCCTCCTAAGAACCTGCTGCTGGGTCCTGGCAAGCCCAAGGAGCCGGCAGTGGTCGCGGCAGAAGCAGCCACCGTGGCCGCGGCCACCATGGCCATGCCGGAGGTGAAGAAACGGCGGCGGCGGAAGCAGAAGCTGGCCTCCCCCCAGCCGTCGTACGCAGCAGACGCCAATGATAGTAAGGCCGAGTACTCCGACGTCCTGGCCAAGCTGGCCTTTCTGAACCGCCAGAGCCAGTGCGCTGGGCGCTGCTCACCCCCCCGCTGCTGGACACCCAGCGAGCCCGAGTCGGTACACCAGGCACCCGACACCCAGAGCATCTCCCACTTCCTGCACCGGGTGCAGGGCTTCCGACGGCGTGGCGGTAAAGCAGGCGGTTTTggtggccggggtgggggccATGCTGCCAAGGCGGCCCGATGCTCCTTCAGTGACTTTTTCGAGGGcattggcaagaaaaagaaagtggtgGCAGTGGCAGCTGCTGGTGTCGGGGGCCCCAGCCTCACCGAGTTGGGGCACCCACGCAAGCGGGGCCGGGGGGAGGTGGACGCCATGACTGGGAAGCCCAAGCGCAAGAGGCGGTCCCGGAAGAATGGGACTCTGTTCCCAGAGCAGGTGCCTAGCGGCCCAGGCTTTGGGGAGGCCGGCGCCGAGTGGGCCGGGGACAAGGGTGGCGGCTGGGCCCCTCACCACGGGCACCCAGGCGGGCAAGCCGGCCGAAACTGTGGGTTCCAGGGGACCGAGGCCCAGGCCTTCACCTCCGCCGGGCTAGAGAGCGGGGCCTCGGGCCGCAGCAGCTACTACAGCACTGGCGCACCCGCGGGCCAGACCGAGCTCAGCCAGGAGCGCCAAAACCTCTTCACCGGCTATTTTCGCTCACTGCTCGATTCGGATGACTCCTCCGACCTCTTAGACTTTGCCCTCTCAGCCTCTCGCCCTGAGTCCCGGAAGGCATCAGGCACCTACGCAGGGCCCCCCACCAGCACCCTGCCTGCCCAGCGGGGCCTGGCCACCTTCCCGAGCCGGGGGGCCAAGGCCAGCCCAGTAGCAGTGGGCAGCAGCGGGGCTGGTGCGGAGCCCTCCTTCCAGCCTGTCCTGCCCGCTCGCCAGACCTTCCCGCCAGGCCGGGCGGCGAGCTATGGGATAACTCCAGCCACTTCAGACTGCCGGGCAGCCGAGACCTTCCCGAAGCTGGCGCCCCCGCCGTCGGCCGTGGCCCGCTCCCCTACCACCCACCCGCCCGCCAGCACCTACCCACCTCAGTATGGTGGCTACGGCGCCGGACAGAGCGTTTTTGCCCCAGCTAAGCCCTTCACGGGCCAGGACTGTGCTAACAGCAAGGACTGCAGCTTCGCCTATGGCAGCGGCAACAGCCTGCCCGCCTCCCCCAGCAGCGCCCACAGCGCCGGCTACGCCCCACCACCTACGGggggcccctgcctgccccccagcaAGGCCTCGTTCTTCAACAGCTCTGAGGGGGCCCCCTTCTCTGGCTCAGCCCCCACGCCCCTGCGCTGTGACAGCCGGGCCAGCACCGTCTCTCCCGGCGGCTACATGGTACCCAAGGGCACCACAGCCTctgccgcctcctcctcctcctcctccttccagcccTCGCCTGAAAACTGTCGGCAGTTTGCGGGGGCTTCTCAGTGGCCTTTCCGGCAGGGCTATGGAGGCCTGGACTGGGCCTCAGAGGCCTTCAGTCAGCTCTACAATCCCGGCTTCGACTGCCACGTCAGCGAGCCCAACGTGATCCTGGACATCTCCAACTACACGCCGCAGAAGGTGAAGCAGCAGACGGCTGTGTCCGAGACCTTCTCTGAGTCGTCGTCCGACAGCACCCAGTTCAATCAGCCGGTCGGCGGCGGCTTTCGGCGCGCCAACAGCGAGGCCTCGAGCAGCGAGGGCCAGTCAAGCCTGTCCAGCCTGGAGAAACTGATGATGGACTGGAACGAGGCATCCTCTGCCCCCGGCTACAACTGGAACCAGAGCGTCCTTTTCCAGAGCAGCTCCAAGCCGGGCCGTGGACGGCGGAAGAAGGTGGACCTGTTTGAGGCCTCACATCTGGGCTTCCCGTCATCCGCCTCGGCCACCGCCTCAGGCTACCCGTCCAAACGGAGCACCGGGCCCCGGCAGCCGCGGGGTGGACGGGGTGGTGGGGCCTGCTCAGCTAAGAAGGAGCGGGGTGGGGCGGCCGCCAAAGCCAAGTTCATCCCCAAGCCACAGCCCGTCAACCCCCTGTTCCAGGACAGCCCGGACCTCGGCCTGGACTACTACAGTGGGGACAGCAGCATGTCACCACTGCCTTCCCAATCGAGGGCCTTCGGCGTGGGTGAGCGAGACCCTTGTGACTTCATGGGACCCTACTCCATGAACCCGTCCACTCCTTCTGACGGCACCTTCGGCCAAGGCTTCCACTGCGACTCGCCCAGCCTGGGTGCTCCTGACCTAGATGGCAAGCATTTCCCGCCTCTGGCCCACCCACCCACGGTGTTTGATGCCGGTCTGCAGAAGGCGTACTCACCCACCTGCTCACCTACGCTGGGCTTCAAGGAAGAGCTGCGGCCGCCACCCACAAAGCTGGCTGCCTGTGAGCCCCTCAAGCACGGGCTCCAGGGGGCCAGCCTGGGCCATGCGGCTGCAGCCCAGGCCCACCTCAGCTGCCGGGACCTGCCACTGGGCCAGCCCCACTACGACTCCCCCAGCTGCAAGGGCACAGCTTACTGGTACCCGCCAGGCTCAGCTGCCCGCAGCCCACCCTATGAAGGGAAGGTGGGTACAGGGTTGCTGGCTGACTTCCTGGGCAGGACGGAGGCCGCGTGCCTCAGTGCCCCACACCTGGCCAGCCCACCGGCCACACCCAAGGCTGACAAGGAGCCACTGGAGATGGCCCGGCCGCCTGGCCCACCCCGTGGCCCTGCCGCCGCTGCCACTGGCTATGGCTGCCCGCTCCTTAGTGACTTGACCCTGTCCCCTGTGCCGAGGGACTCGCTGCTGCCCCTGCAGGATACCGCCTACAGGTATCCAGGCTTTCTGCCGCAGGCGCATCCCGGCCTGGGTGGGGGCCCCAAGAGCGGCTTCCTGGGGCCCATGGCGGAACCTCACCCTGAGGACACATTCACCGTCACCTCCCTGTAG